One window of Pyrus communis chromosome 12, drPyrComm1.1, whole genome shotgun sequence genomic DNA carries:
- the LOC137711511 gene encoding adenine/guanine permease AZG2-like: protein MGGEFCVAMGNGVLTKIGKSWSKLEKGLNDGVSKSKVGKYFKLEARRSCFTKELRAGLATFLTMAYIISVNATILADSGGTCSIADCSVPVNQTATPDCMILPNEGYQNCLAKIKSDLIVGTILSAMIGSIAMGVLANLPLGLAPGMGPNAYLAYNLVGFHGSGKLSYQTALAVVLLEGIAFLAIAAFGLREKLARLIPHPVRLACAAGIGLFIAFVGLQVHQGVGLVGPDPSTLVTITACANTNPATGECLGGKMHSPKFWLGAAGFIITCYGLMKEIKGSMIYGIVFVTFISWFRGTSVTVFPNTQIGDADFSYFKKVVDFHKIQSTAGAISFTNFNRSEVWVALATLLYVDVLATTGTLYTMAEMGGFVNDEGGFEGEYSAYLVDAGSTVVGAALGVTPIATYVESSAGLREGGRTGLTAVTIGLCFSVSLFFVPLLSSVPPWAIGPSLVMVGVMTMKVVKDIDWGNMKAAAPAFMTMILMPLTYSIANGIIGGIGLYVALNMYDYLVIMIKWLIKMKRMVGREHNQVSATAPVDSAIEII from the coding sequence atggggggaGAGTTCTGTGTAGCAATGGGAAATGGAGTTCTCACAAAGATAGGCAAGTCATGGAGCAAACTAGAGAAAGGCTTAAACGATGGAGTTTCAAAGAGCAAAGTTGGCAAATACTTCAAGTTAGAAGCAAGGAGGAGTTGCTTCACCAAGGAGCTACGTGCCGGCCTAGCCACGTTCCTCACCATGGCTTACATCATCTCCGTTAACGCCACCATCCTCGCTGACTCAGGCGGCACATGCTCCATCGCCGACTGCTCTGTCCCGGTGAACCAAACCGCCACCCCGGATTGCATGATCCTCCCCAACGAAGGATACCAAAACTGCCTTGCAAAGATCAAGAGTGACCTCATTGTTGGCACAATTTTATCAGCCATGATCGGGTCGATTGCCATGGGCGTTTTAGCCAATCTACCCCTGGGGCTAGCCCCAGGGATGGGACCAAACGCCTACTTGGCTTATAATTTGGTGGGTTTTCATGGAAGTGGGAAACTGTCTTACCAAACTGCCCTAGCTGTGGTGCTGCTCGAAGGAATTGCTTTTCTTGCAATTGCTGCTTTTGGGCTTAGAGAAAAGCTGGCCAGGCTCATCCCTCATCCTGTTAGACTTGCTTGTGCAGCAGGGATTGGGCTTTTTATAGCTTTTGTGGGCCTTCAAGTCCACCAAGGCGTGGGCCTAGTGGGCCCAGACCCATCCACATTGGTTACAATCACTGCTTGTGCTAACACAAACCCAGCAACTGGTGAGTGCCTTGGTGGGAAAATGCACAGCCCAAAGTTCTGGCTGGGTGCAGCTGGGTTTATAATCACATGTTACGGCCTAATGAAGGAGATTAAGGGCAGCATGATATACGGCATCGTTTTTGTCACATTCATATCATGGTTTAGGGGCACAAGTGTGACGGTGTTTCCCAACACACAAATCGGTGACGCAGATTTCAGTTATTTCAAAAAAGTTGTCGACTTTCACAAGATTCAATCGACGGCCGGGGCTATAAGCTTCACCAACTTCAACAGGTCTGAGGTTTGGGTGGCTCTGGCAACCTTGCTCTACGTTGATGTTCTTGCCACCACAGGCACATTGTACACCATGGCCGAAATGGGCGGTTTCGTGAACGACGAAGGCGGGTTCGAAGGCGAGTACTCGGCGTACTTGGTTGATGCGGGGTCAACGGTCGTGGGAGCTGCACTGGGGGTGACCCCCATCGCGACGTACGTAGAATCTTCAGCGGGTTTGAGAGAAGGCGGGCGGACAGGGCTGACTGCAGTGACCATCGGTCTCTGTTTTTCCGTGTCGTTGTTTTTCGTTCCTCTTTTGTCTAGTGTGCCCCCGTGGGCTATAGGGCCTTCACTTGTGATGGTTGGGGTGATGACGATGAAGGTTGTGAAGGACATAGATTGGGGGAATATGAAGGCGGCTGCGCCTGCTTTCATGACCATGATTTTAATGCCTCTCACTTATTCCATAGCAAATGGGATTATTGGTGGCATTGGGCTCTACGTTGCTCTTAATATGTATGATTATTTGGTAATCATGATTAAGTGGTTGATTAAGATGAAAAGAATGGTGGGAAGAGAACATAATCAAGTGTCTGCAACAGCTCCTGTAGACTCAGCAATTGAAATTATTTGA
- the LOC137710753 gene encoding uncharacterized protein translates to MGKKTKKPGKGKEKTEKKTAKADEKRARRETKKLSPEDDIDAILSSIQKEEAKKKEVHVEENVPAPSPRSNCTLSINPLKETELILYGGEFYNGNKTFVYGDLYRYDVEKQDWKLISSPNSPPPRSAHQAVTWKNYLYIFGGEFTSPNQERFHHYKDFWMLDLKTNQWELLNLKGSPSPRSGHRMVLYKHKIIVFGGFYDTLREVRYHNDLFVFDLDQFKWQEITPRPGSLWPSARSGFQFFVYQDEIFLYGGYSKEVSSDKTGSEKGIVHSDLWSLDPRTWEWNKVKKSGMPPGPRAGFSMCVHKKRALLFGGVVDMEVGADVMMSLFLDELYGFQLDNHRWYPLELRKAKSTKDKPKKSSGRKRKNDDKINSIEPEGCATNEKDENNEIDEEADDFESTVDGISHQMAKTITVGNDGLAEETDGKINESSSNLDSQDSDLPEVVKPCGRINSCMVVGRDTLYVYGGMMEIKDREITLDDLYSLNLSKLDEWKCIIPATETEWVEASEDEDEDEDDDSEDEGDEDSNSDETDDDNDEESGKDGSIQMGDAVALIKGEGKSLRRKEKRARIEQIRASLGLSDSQRTPTPGETLREFYKRTNMYWQMAAHEHTQHTGKELRKDGFDLAEARYRELKPILDELAILEAEQKAEEQEPETSTKKRGKKKR, encoded by the exons ATGgggaagaagacaaagaagccAGGTAAAGGAAAAGAGAAGACGGAGAAGAAAACTGCGAAGGCTGATGAGAAGAGAGCTCGCAGAGAGACCAAGAAGCTCTCTCCCGAGGACGACATCGATGccattttg TCGAGTATACAAAAAGAAGAAGCTAAGAAGAAGGAAGTCCATGTAGAGGAAAATGTCCCGGCTCCATCTCCACGGTCCAACTGCACG CTGAGCATCAATCCCTTGAAAGAGACAGAGTTGATCCTTTATGGGGGTGAATTCTACAATGGTAATAAG ACGTTTGTGTATGGTGATCTTTACCGCTATGATGTTGAAAAGCAGGACTGGAAGTTAATTTCGAGCCCCAATAGTCCACCTCCTCGCAGTGCGCACCAGGCGGTCACTTGGAAGAACTATCTCTACATCTTTG GTGGTGAGTTTACTTCCCCAAACCAAGAGAGGTTCCATCACTACAAG GACTTTTGGATGTTGGACCTCAAAACAAATCAATGGGAACTACTAAATTTAAAAGGGAGTCCAAGTCCACGCTCAGGTCATCGAATG GTACTGTACAAGCACAAGATTATTGTTTTTGGAGGCTTTTATGACACGCTTAGAGAAGTGAG GTATCACAATGATCTCTTTGTATTTGACCTGGATCAGTTCAAG TGGCAAGAAATAACTCCTAGGCCTGGTTCCTTGTGGCCAAGTGCCCGAagtggttttcagttttttgtaTACCAAGATGAA ATTTTCTTATATGGTGGCTATTCCAAAGAAGTTTCATCTGATAAAACTGGCTCCGAGAAGGGAATTGTTCATTCAGACTTGTGGTCCCTTGATCCTAGGACTTGGGAATGGAACAAG GTGAAGAAAAGTGGGATGCCTCCTGGACCTCGTGCTGGGTTCTCTATGTGTGTTCATAAGAAGCGAGCTTTGCTCTTCGGGGGTGTGGTGGACATGGAAGTTGGAg CTGATGTAATGATGAGCTTGTTCTTGGACGAACTGTATGGCTTCCAATTGGACAACCATCGGTG GTACCCATTAGAGCTACGGAAGGCGAAGTCAACAAAAGATAAG CCTAAAAAGAGTTCTGGACGAAAGCGTAAAAATGATGATAAGATAAATTCAATTGAGCCAGAGGGATGTGCGACAAATGAAAAAGATGAGAACAATGAGATTGATGAAGAAGCAGATGACTTTGAAAGCACAGTTGATGGTATATCACATCAAATGGCTAAAACCATTACTGTTGGTAATGATGGGTTAGCTGAAGAGACTGATGGGAAGATAAATGAATCTAGTTCTAATTTGGATTCACAAGATTCTGATTTGCCAGAG GTAGTGAAGCCTTGTGGACGTATCAATTCTTGCATGGTTGTTGGAAGAGATACATTATATGTTTATGGGGGAATGATGGAGATTAAAGATCGAGAAATCACACTCGATGATTTGTATTCTCTTAATCTTAGCAAACTCGATGAGTGGAAGTGCATCATACCG GCAACGGAAACTGAATGGGTTGAGGCTTCCGAGGATGAagatgaggatgaggatgatgatagTGAAGATGAAGGCGATGAAGATAGTAACAGTGATGAGACtgatgatgataatgatgaAGAG AGTGGGAAAGATGGATCGATTCAGATGGGGGATGCTGTTGCTTTAATCAAAGGGGAGGGAAAGAGTCTCCGTAGGAAAGAGAAACGGGCCAGAATTGAGCAGATCAGAGCCAGTCTTGGGCTTTCAGATTCGCAAAGAACCCCAACG CCTggtgaaactttgagagaattCTACAAACGTACAAATATGTACTGGCAAATGGCGGCACATGAACATACTCAACACACTGGAAAG GAGCTCCGTAAGGACGGTTTTGATCTTGCTGAAGCTCGATACAGAGAGCTTAAACCAATTCTCGATGAG TTGGCCATATTGGAAGCAGAACAGAAGGCCGAAGAGCAAGAACCAGAAACTAGTACAAAAAAAAGAGGCAAGAAGAAAAGATAA